In Saccharothrix syringae, the following are encoded in one genomic region:
- a CDS encoding nucleoside deaminase: protein MVEDALAVAAEAPKTGDIPIGAVVYAPDGTELARACNAREALGDPTAHAEVLALRAAAAAYSDGWRLTGCTLAVTVEPCTMCAGALVLARVERVVFGAWEPRTGAAGSLWDVVRDRRLNHRPEVVGGVLEARCAALMESFFHDL from the coding sequence ATGGTCGAGGACGCCCTGGCGGTGGCCGCCGAGGCGCCGAAGACCGGCGACATCCCCATCGGCGCGGTGGTCTACGCCCCGGACGGCACGGAGCTGGCCAGGGCCTGCAACGCGAGGGAGGCCCTGGGCGACCCGACCGCGCACGCCGAGGTGCTGGCCCTCCGAGCCGCCGCGGCCGCCTACAGCGACGGCTGGCGCCTGACCGGCTGCACCCTGGCGGTCACCGTGGAGCCCTGCACCATGTGCGCCGGCGCCCTGGTCCTGGCGAGGGTCGAGCGAGTCGTCTTCGGCGCCTGGGAACCCCGCACGGGCGCCGCGGGCTCCCTGTGGGACGTGGTCCGAGACCGGCGCCTCAACCACCGCCCGGAGGTGGTGGGAGGTGTCCTGGAGGCCCGCTGCGCCGCCCTGATGGAGTCCTTCTTCCACGACCTGTGA
- a CDS encoding endonuclease/exonuclease/phosphatase family protein, producing MRPTPLRLGAAVTAASAVTLALATPTLAVPSQDALIAEVYGGGGNSGATLTQDFVELANRGAVPVSVEGWSVQYLPASASASSQWQVTPLTGSIAPGARFLVAQAKGSGGTVELPTPDATGTTAMGGSGGTVALVATTTALTCKTAADCGADARIRDLVGYGTSTVVRETTPTANLSNTTSAARPALTDTDDNSADFTTGAPTPVNSKGQGAGDPDPDPEPQPGDKRIRDIQGTTRISPLVGRRVAGVPGVVTAVRNTGDRGFWIQDTAPDADPRTSEGVFVYTANLAPTVEPGDDVLVTGTVAEYRPAGDAASNSLQTLTELTGATVTVKSKGNALPAPEVLSVPAGYTPTAGGGSIEQLPLEPATYSQDYFESREGMYVQANDVRVVGPTNGFDETFVTLRPEQNPTPRGGTVYLGYDQPNNGRIKVKPGSATPPRSNVGDTWRGATVGNVEYTNFGGYTLAAKSVGEYASGGIQRERTDAQRGYELSVATYNVENLAATNEQAKFDRLAAAVVDNLANPDVVVLEEIQDDNGTTDDGTVTAGATFAKFTDAIAAAGGLRYQWRQVDPVDGEDGGAPGGNIRVAFLFNPARVSFVDRAGGDATTPVQVVKQHGRAALSVSPGRVAPADPAWEDSRKPLAGEFKFRGRTVFVVANHFNSKGGDQAVHGRYQEPNRTSEVQRAKQAALLKGFVDQVKAVDRGANVVLAGDLNDYQFSPVVRTLTAGGQVVALIDTLPEAERYSYVFEGNSQTLDHLLISSNITRYRYDVVHVNAEFADQASDHDPQVVKVRPSTGNANVDKVVFLLEDVLECLPRT from the coding sequence TTGAGACCCACCCCGCTCCGCCTGGGCGCGGCGGTCACGGCCGCCTCGGCCGTGACGCTCGCCCTGGCCACGCCGACCCTCGCGGTCCCGAGCCAGGACGCCCTCATCGCCGAGGTCTACGGCGGTGGCGGCAACTCCGGCGCGACGCTGACCCAGGACTTCGTCGAGCTGGCCAACCGCGGCGCCGTCCCGGTGTCGGTCGAGGGCTGGAGCGTCCAGTACCTGCCCGCGAGCGCCAGCGCGAGCAGCCAGTGGCAGGTCACCCCGCTGACCGGGTCGATCGCCCCCGGCGCCCGCTTCCTCGTCGCGCAGGCCAAGGGCTCCGGCGGCACGGTGGAGCTGCCCACCCCGGACGCCACCGGCACCACCGCCATGGGCGGCAGCGGCGGCACGGTCGCGCTCGTCGCCACCACCACCGCGCTGACCTGCAAGACGGCCGCCGACTGCGGTGCCGACGCGCGCATCCGCGACCTGGTCGGCTACGGCACCTCGACCGTCGTCCGCGAGACCACGCCGACGGCCAACCTGAGCAACACCACCTCCGCGGCCCGCCCGGCGCTGACCGACACCGACGACAACTCCGCGGACTTCACCACGGGCGCGCCGACGCCGGTCAACAGCAAGGGCCAGGGCGCCGGCGACCCGGACCCCGACCCGGAGCCCCAGCCGGGGGACAAGCGCATCCGCGACATCCAGGGCACCACCCGCATCTCGCCGCTGGTGGGCCGGCGCGTCGCGGGCGTCCCGGGCGTCGTCACCGCGGTCCGCAACACCGGCGACCGCGGCTTCTGGATCCAGGACACCGCCCCGGACGCCGACCCGCGCACCAGCGAGGGCGTGTTCGTCTACACCGCCAACCTGGCCCCGACCGTGGAGCCGGGTGACGACGTGCTGGTCACCGGCACCGTCGCCGAGTACCGGCCGGCCGGTGACGCCGCGAGCAACTCCCTCCAGACGCTCACCGAGCTGACCGGCGCCACGGTCACCGTGAAGTCCAAGGGCAACGCCCTGCCCGCGCCGGAGGTCCTGTCCGTCCCCGCCGGCTACACCCCCACCGCGGGCGGCGGCAGCATCGAGCAGCTGCCGCTGGAGCCGGCCACCTACTCGCAGGACTACTTCGAGTCCCGCGAGGGCATGTACGTCCAGGCGAACGACGTCCGCGTGGTCGGCCCGACCAACGGCTTCGACGAGACGTTCGTGACGCTGCGCCCCGAGCAGAACCCGACCCCGCGCGGCGGCACCGTCTACCTCGGCTACGACCAGCCGAACAACGGCCGGATCAAGGTCAAGCCGGGCAGCGCGACGCCGCCGAGGAGCAACGTCGGCGACACCTGGCGCGGCGCGACCGTCGGCAACGTCGAGTACACCAACTTCGGCGGCTACACCCTGGCGGCCAAGTCCGTCGGCGAGTACGCCTCCGGCGGCATCCAGCGGGAGCGGACCGACGCGCAGCGCGGCTACGAGCTGTCCGTGGCCACCTACAACGTGGAGAACCTGGCCGCCACCAACGAGCAGGCCAAGTTCGACCGCCTGGCCGCGGCCGTGGTGGACAACCTGGCGAACCCGGACGTGGTCGTGCTGGAGGAGATCCAGGACGACAACGGCACCACCGACGACGGCACGGTGACCGCCGGCGCGACGTTCGCGAAGTTCACCGACGCCATCGCGGCCGCGGGCGGCCTGCGCTACCAGTGGCGGCAGGTCGACCCGGTGGACGGCGAGGACGGCGGCGCGCCCGGCGGCAACATCCGCGTGGCGTTCCTGTTCAACCCGGCGCGCGTGTCCTTCGTGGACCGCGCGGGCGGCGACGCGACCACCCCGGTCCAGGTCGTCAAGCAGCACGGCAGGGCCGCGCTGTCGGTGTCGCCGGGCCGCGTCGCGCCCGCCGACCCGGCGTGGGAGGACAGCCGCAAGCCGCTCGCCGGCGAGTTCAAGTTCCGCGGTCGCACCGTGTTCGTGGTCGCCAACCACTTCAACTCCAAGGGCGGCGACCAGGCCGTGCACGGCCGCTACCAGGAGCCGAACCGCACCTCCGAGGTCCAGCGGGCGAAGCAGGCCGCGCTGCTCAAGGGCTTCGTCGACCAGGTGAAGGCCGTCGACCGGGGCGCCAACGTCGTCCTCGCGGGCGACCTCAACGACTACCAGTTCTCCCCGGTGGTCCGGACCCTCACCGCGGGCGGCCAGGTCGTCGCCCTGATCGACACCCTCCCCGAGGCCGAGCGGTACAGCTACGTGTTCGAGGGCAACTCGCAGACCCTCGACCACCTGCTGATCAGCTCGAACATCACCCGGTACCGCTACGACGTGGTGCACGTCAACGCCGAGTTCGCCGACCAGGCCAGCGACCACGACCCGCAGGTCGTGAAGGTGCGCCCGAGCACCGGCAACGCGAACGTCGACAAGGTGGTCTTCCTGCTGGAGGACGTCCTGGAGTGCCTGCCCAGGACGTGA